The following proteins come from a genomic window of Musa acuminata AAA Group cultivar baxijiao chromosome BXJ1-7, Cavendish_Baxijiao_AAA, whole genome shotgun sequence:
- the LOC103990891 gene encoding uncharacterized protein LOC103990891: MEKTYLEMDLEEWEFLPDDKSFLDSGHGSKKDVLLKEIIVDMNYFICPSHPITSKEGLLPVISVGKSSDDAVGREVKDIGVVAPVIQANQPDVVSQVFFKKLKENEFVDMKMDSPKSNTRGAIMFHAEPEHVQLKENEEEEMEKEKDRTGPEIKGKACCDGFGFTICNWRVAGIGAFCSMGAAAAATICIFIFGGRQQQRNHKIQFKIYTDDKRVKQVLQQTTRLKQALSAARAAPMTRAHITFGGCYTSV; this comes from the exons ATGGAGAAAACTTACCTAGAGATGGACTTGGAGGAGTGGGAGTTCCTCCCTGACGACAAGAGTTTCCTGGACTCCGGCCATGGCAGCAAGAAGGATGTGTTGCTCAAGGAGATCATAGTGGATATGAACTACTTCATCTGCCCATCACACCCCATAACTTCCAAAGAAGGTCTGCTTCCGGTTATCTCCGTGGGGAAGAGCTCAGACGATGCTGTGGGCAGAGAAGTCAAGGACATCGGTGTGGTCGCACCGGTGATCCAAGCGAACCAACCCGATGTGGTGTCTCAGGTCTTCTTCAAGAAATTGAAGGAGAACGAATTCGTCGACATGAAAATGGACTCTCCCAAGTCCAACACCAGGGGCGCCATCATGTTTCATGCGGAACCCGAGCATGTGCAGCTCAAGGAAAACGAGGAAGAGGAGATGGAGAAAGAGAAGGATCGCACAGGGCCTGAGATCAAAGGTAAGGCTTGTTGCGATGGCTTTGGGTTTACCATATGCAACTGGAGAGTAGCAGGTATTGGGGCCTTCTGCTCCATGGgagcagctgctgctgctaccATCTGCATCTTCATCTTCGGCGGCCGGCAGCAGCAGCGGAACCACAAGATCCAGTTCAAGATCTACACGGATGATAAG AGGGTGAAGCAGGTGCTGCAGCAGACGACCAGGCTGAAGCAGGCGCTGTCAGCTGCGAGGGCAGCTCCCATGACGAGGGCGCACATCACGTTCGGAGGATGCTACACTAGCGTTTGA